One window of the Eucalyptus grandis isolate ANBG69807.140 chromosome 6, ASM1654582v1, whole genome shotgun sequence genome contains the following:
- the LOC120294425 gene encoding LOW QUALITY PROTEIN: protein OSB1, mitochondrial-like (The sequence of the model RefSeq protein was modified relative to this genomic sequence to represent the inferred CDS: inserted 1 base in 1 codon): protein MRTYYEVIVKEWNYVAQTCRDQCLPTSAESKSGSLSEKRKDRLQLWQIXFANPYEWWDNRTSKVNPRQPDFKHKDTGETLWLCSDDPPWIQRQLELLDSRMGGKGL from the exons ATGAGAACTTATTATGAG GTAATTGTGAAAGAGTGGAACTATGTTGCTCAAACTTGTAGAGACCAATGTTTACCCACATCTGCAGAATCGAAATCAG GATCTTTATCTGAGAAGCGCAAAGATCGCCTGCAATTGTGGCAGA TTTTTGCCAATCCATATGAATGGTGGGATAACAGGACTAGCAAGGTTAACCCAAGGCAACCTGATTTTAAGCACAAGGATACAGGTGAAACACTGTGGCTGTGCTCAGACGATCCTCCGTGGATTCAAAGACAACTGGAATTGCTTGATTCACGAATGGGAGGAAAAGGCCTCTAG